One genomic segment of Pagrus major chromosome 13, Pma_NU_1.0 includes these proteins:
- the esrra gene encoding steroid hormone receptor ERR1: MSSRERRSDVYIKAEPSSPEGGGGGRISPGGASSDSSQSGGGGTRGDGAKRYSPPLYTPALRCHFKDEAGDGAEEGSTGNGAGRCKYALSTLPKRLCLVCGDVASGYHYGVASCEACKAFFKRTIQGNIEYSCPASNECEITKRRRKACQACRFTKCLKVGMLKEGVRLDRVRGGRQKYKRRPEVENATYQSAPLPLTKESEKGSSNIIVSHLLVAEPEKLFAMPDPLQPDTAQRTLTTLCDLADRELVVIIGWAKHIPGFLSLSLADQMSVLQSVWLEVLVLGVAYRSLGCEDEVVFAEDFVLDEEMSRVAGLTELNAAISQLARRFRALNVDREEFVMLKAIALTNSDSVYIEDMEAVQKLRDLLHQALLELECQRRPDDPQRAGRLLLTLPLLRQTAGRALTTFYSIKTRGGVPMHKLFLEMLEAMMDSP; this comes from the exons AAGCGGAGGTGGTGGAACCAGAGGGGACGGCGCTAAACGTTACTCCCCGCCGCTCTACACGCCAGCTCTGCGGTGCCATTTCAAAGACGAGGCTGGTGACGGGGCTGAGGAGGGCTCCACTGGAAACGGAGCAGGGCGATGCAAGTACGCCCTGAGCACGCTGCCCAAGAGGCTGTGTTTAGTATGTGGGGACGTGGCTTCGGGTTACCACTACGGCGTGGCATCATGCGAGGCCTGCAAAGCGTTCTTCAAGAGAACCATCcaag GTAACATTGAATACAGCTGTCCAGCATCGAACGAGTGTGAGATCACCAAGAGGCGCAGAAAGGCTTGTCAGGCATGCCGCTTCACCAAGTGCCTCAAAGTAGGCATGCTGAAAGAGG GAGTCCGTCTTGACAGAGTCAGAGGTGGAAGGCAGAAGTACAAAAGGCGCCCAGAAGTGGAGAATGCAACATACCAGAGTGCCCCTCTACCACTGACAAAGGAGAGTGAAAAAG GTTCCTCCAACATCATCGTGTCCCACCTTCTAGTGGCAGAGCCAGAAAAGTTATTTGCCATGCCCGACCCTCTGCAGCCCGACACAGCCCAGCGCACGCTCACCACCCTTTGTGACCTTGCTGACCGTGAGCTGGTCGTCATCATTGGCTGGGCCAAACACATTCCTG GCTTCCTGTCACTGTCCCTAGCAGACCAGATGTCCGTGCTGCAGTCAGTGTGGCTGGAGGTGCTGGTGCTGGGTGTAGCGTACCGCTCGCTCGGCTGTGAGGACGAGGTGGTGTTCGCGGAGGATTTTGTCCTTGATGAGGAAATGTCACGTGTTGCTGGACTGACAGAGCTAAATGCAGCAATTAGCCAACTCGCTCGCCGTTTCAGGGCGCTAAACGTGGACCGGGAGGAATTTGTCATGCTAAAAGCCATCGCACTCACTAATTCAG ACTCTGTTTACATCGAGGACATGGAGGCTGTGCAGAAGCTGCGGGACCTTCTCCACCAGGCCCTGCTGGAGCTGGAATGTCAGCGGCGCCCAGACGACCCCCAGCGGGCAGGACGTCTCCTTTTAACATTGCCTCTCCTCCGACAGACTGCCGGTCGTGCTCTCACCACCTTCTACAGCATCAAAACCCGTGGTGGTGTACCCATGCACAAACTATTCCTGGAGATGCTGGAAGCCATGATGGACTCTCCCTAG
- the banf1 gene encoding barrier-to-autointegration factor, translating into MSSTSQKHKDFVAEPMGEKPVMALAGIGEALGRRLEEKGFDKAYVVLGQFLVLKKDEELFRDWLKDTCQANSKQQGDCYGCLREWCDAFL; encoded by the exons ATGTCGTCAACATCCCAAAAACATAAAGATTTCGTGGCCGAGCCCATGGGCGAGAAGCCCGTGATGGCTCTTGCTGGCATTGGAGAGGCCCTTGGCCGAAGACTGGAGGAGAAAGGTTTTGACAAG GCGTATGTCGTCCTCGGGCAGTTCCTGGTGCTAAAGAAAGATGAAGAGCTTTTCCGGGACTGGCTGAAGGACACTTGCCAGGCAAATTCCAAGCAACAAGGTGACTGCTACGGCTGTCTTAGAGAATGGTGTGACGCCTTCCTATAA
- the prdx5 gene encoding peroxiredoxin-5, mitochondrial, which produces MLTITGSLVRNTRVVQYVRLLHTSPIARMPIQVGEQLPAVEVQEGEPGNKVSMDQLFKGKKGVLFAVPGAFTPGCSKTHLPGFVEQAGDLKGKGIQEVACISVNDAFVMAAWGKEHGTDGKVRMLADPTGAFTKAVDLLLDSDQIVQVLGNKRSKRYSMLVEDGVVKKINVEPDGTGLTCSLASSILSDL; this is translated from the exons ATGCTGACCATTACAGGCTCTCTCGTCAGGAACACCCGTGTTGTCCAGTACGTCCGGCTGCTCCACACTTCTCCCATCGCCAGGATGCCGATTCAG GTTGGTGAACAACTCCCTGCAGTGGAGGTCCAGGAGGGGGAGCCAGGAAATAAGGTGTCTATGGATCAGCTCTTCAAGGGGAAGAAGGGAGTCCTCTTTGCTGTACCTGGAGCCTTCACACCTGGTTGTTCCAAG ACTCACCTCCCAGGTTTTGTGGAACAGGCTGGGGACTTGAAGGGTAAAGGAATACAGGAGGTCGCTTGCATTTCTGTCAATGACGCGTTTGTCATGGCTGCCTGGGGAAAAGAGCATGGAACAGATGGCAAG GTTCGGATGCTGGCTGATCCCACTGGAGCTTTCACAAAG GCAGTTGACCTGTTACTTGACAGTGATCAGATTGTGCAGGTACTTGGGAACAAGCGATCCAAGAG ATATTCCATGTTGGTGGAAGATGGAGTTGTGAAGAAGATCAATGTGGAGCCTGACGGCACTGGGCTGACCTGCAGCCTGGCTTCCAGTATTCTGTCTGACCTGTAG